Sequence from the Azospirillum formosense genome:
ACGCCGAAGATCAGCAGACCTTCCGCCGCCACCGTGGCGAAGACCCAGACCGACACCGGATTGGCCAGGACGGAGGCGTAGCGCGCTCGCGCGTCGGCGATGGACAGGGGATGCCGCTCCTCCCGCTCGCCCTTCAGCAGCAGGGCGGCGGTCAGCGCGATCAGGCCGGTCACCAGCGCGGCCAGGGCGAAGACGGTGCGCCAGCCCGCCACCTCCGACAGGGCGCCGGCGACCGCCGAGCCGGACATCTGGCCGAGGATGACCGCCAGCAGGAAGCGGCTGATGGCGAACTGCCGCTCCGTGTAGACCACCCGGTCCCCGATCAGCGCCATGGAGGCGGGTATGATTCCCCCGGCAAAGGCTCCGGCCAGCATCCGCGAGGCCAGGACGGTGCAGTAGCCGGGCGCCACCGCCGACAGCGCCACGCCGATGGTCAGGACGACCAGGGACAGCCGGATCAGCCGCGTCTTGCCGATGGCGTCGCCGACCGGTCCCAGGATGAGCTGCATCGCCGCGTAGGGCAGCGTGTAGGCGGAGGAGAGCAGGGCCGCCTCGGCCACGCCGATGCCGAGGTCCGACGCGATGACGGTCAGCATCGGGTCGGTGGTGCGCAGCGAAAAGGCGCTCGCGAAACCGGCGAGGCCGAGCATCAGGATGAGAAGGCGCATGGGAGGCGTCGGCCGGTCTATGGTCTGGGGCGGGCGGGGGGACAACCCTAAAGCACATGCGGCCGTCCGTCGCACGGCAAGATGGCCATGGCACCCATGCGCGCGCATGATCCGACAGGCCTCGACCGCCGTATAGAGCAAGGCCCTACAGACCAGCGCCGCCGACCGGGAGACCGCCATGCCAACGACCCGTAATGCCGCCCGAACCGCCGCCGGGATTCTGTCCGCCGTCCTGATGCTGTCCGCGGCCATCCCCGGTGCGGCGGCGTCCGACGCGCTCGACTGGGCGGCGCTGCCACTGCCGTCCATCGACGGCGGCACGCTCGCGCCCGATGCCTTCCGGGGCAAGGCGGTGCTGGTTGTCAACACGGCGTCGCAATGCGGCTACACCGGCCAGTATGAGGGGCTGCAAAAGCTCTGGGCCGGACGGCGCGACCGCGGGCTGGTCGTCCTGGGCGTGCCGAGCAACGATTTCGGCGGGCAGGAGCCCGGCAGCAACGCCCAGGTCGCGTCCTTCTGCGAACTCAACTACGGCGTCGATTTTCCCCTGATGGAAAAGCAGTCCGTCACCGGACCGCAGGCCCACCCGCTCTACCGTTGGGCGGCGGCGGTCACCGGGCCGCAGGGCGTGCCGCGCTGGAACTTCCACAAGATCCTGATCGGCCGCGACGGGCGGCTGGTGGAATGGTTCGGCAGCCCGGTGGCTCCGGAGTCCGCCACCCTGACGGCGGCCGTGGACAAGGCGCTGGCGCAACCTGCGCCGGGGCCCGCGCCGGGGCCGTGAGCCCATGGACGCGCTGTCCTTCGATGCGCGCCGCGCCAAGGTCGTCCGGCTGCTGTCCTACGGCGGGCTGATTCCCTTCGTCGGCGGCGCCGCGCTGGCCTGGATGGCGGAGGGCGTCGCGCAGGCCGTCGTGGTTCGGGCCGTGGTCGTCTACGCGGTGTCGATCCTGTCCTTCATCGGCGCCATCCACTGGGGCCGCATTCTCGCGGGACAGGATAGGGCGGGCCAGGATAATGCGGCCCAGGATGGGGCGGGGCAAGACGGCGAGACGAGCGGGTCGGCGTGGCTGGTCTGGGGAGTGGCGCCGTCGCTGCTGGGGTGGGGCGCCACCCTGCTGCCGTCCGGGCTGACGATTCCGGCGCTGATCCTGTCCTTCTTTCTCGCCTGGGCAGTGGACCGCAGCGCCGCGTCGGACGGGCGCTATCCGCGCTGGTTCGGCACGCTGCGGACCCGTCTGACCATTGTCGTCTGCCTGACGCTCGCCGCGCTCATCCCGCTTGGGGCATGACCGCTTGGCGGCGCGGCACCAGCGCGGCGGCCTTCAGCAGCACCTCCGGCCCGGCGCCGGGAAGGTGGGCGTTCTCGCTGATGTGGCGGCGCCACGCGCGGGCGCCCGGCAGGCCCTGGAACAGCCCCAGCATGTGCCGGGTGATCGCCGACAGCGGCGCCCCCTGGCGCATCCGCTCCTCGGCGTAGGCGGCCATCGCCTCGACCACCGCGTAGCGGTCGGGGCCGGGCTCCCCGCCGAACAGGCGGCGGTCGGCGTCGGCCAGGATGTAGGGCGTCTCGTAGGCGGCGCGCCCGATCATCACGCTGTCCAGCGTGGCGAGATGCCCTTCCGCCTCGTCCAGGGTCCGGATGCCGCCGTTGATCGCGATGGTGAGCTGCGGGTTCTCCTGCTTCAGCCGGTGCACGAGGTCGTAGCGCAGCGGCGGGATGTCCCGGTTCTCCTTGGGGCTGAGGCCTTTCAGCCAGGCCTTACGGGCGTGCACGATGAAGTGGGTGCAGCCGGCGGCGGACACGGTGCGGACGAAGTTGTCCAGCGTCGGCCATTCCTCCATCGCGTCGATGGCGATGCGCGACTTCACGGTGACGGGGATGGACACCGCCTCGCGCATGGCGCCGACCAGCCGGGCGACCAGATCGGGCTCGGCCATCAGGCAGGCGCCGAAGCGGCCCGACTGCACGCGGTCGCTCGGGCAGCCGACGTTCAGGTTGACCTCGTCATAGCCCCACTCCTCGGCGATGCGGGCGCAGGCCGCCAGCTCCGCCGGGTCGGACCCGCCGAGCTGCAGCGCCACCGGATGCTCCGCCGCGTCGTAGCCGAGCAGCCGCTCGCGATCGCCGTGCAGCACGGCGCCGGTGGTCACCATCTCGGTGTAGAGCAGCGTGTTCTTCGACAGAAGGCGATGGAAGGTCCGGCAATGGCGGTCCGTCCAGTCCATCATCGGCGCGACGCTGAGGGCAATGGCGGGCATGGGCAGGGACTGTCTGTGAATCGGGAACGGCGGCGCACCAATTGGACCAAGCCGGGCCGGATGGCAAGGGGAGAGGGGGCGAGGCTATGCCCGATGGCGGCTTCGGGCGGGCTTGCCGTGGGAGGAGCGGGTGCCGGACAGCACGGCCTTGACCTTGGCCAGATGGTGCCGGGCCTCGGCGCCGAGCTTCAGGGCAACCCCGGTGGACAGCACGTCGATGATCGCCAGATGGACGAGGCGGGAGGCCATCGGCGTGTAGATCTCCGCGTCCTCGACCGGGGTGTGGCCGATGGCGACCGACGACACCGCGGCCAGCGGCGAGCCCGGCGCGGTGATCGCGACGACCGGAATCCCCAGGTCGCGGGCCATCTGCGCCAGTTCCGTCACCATGATCGTGCGCCCGGTGTTGGAGATCGCCAGCAGAACGCCGCGCGCGCCCAGATTGACCGCCAGCATGCGGACCATCATCGGATCGGCGCTGGCCTGCGCCGCCATGCCGAAGCGCATGAACTTGTGCGCCGCGTCCTCCGCCACCACCGCCGAGGCGCCGGTGCCGATGCACAGGATGCTGGAGGCGTCGGCCAGCAGTTCCACCGCGTGGGAGACGGCCGCCATGTCCAGCGCGCCGGCCGCGTCGTTCAGGGCGGCGGCGGCGGATGAAAAGATTTTTCGCGCGACGGTCGGAGTCTCGTCGTCCGGCGCCACGTCCTGGCTGACGAAGGGGGTGCCGCGGGCCTGCCCCTCGGCCAGCCGCAGCTTGAAATCCGGAAAGCCGGCGCAGCCGATGCTGCGGCAAAAGCGGACGACGGTCGCCTCGCTGACCCCGGCGGCCTGGGCCAGCACGGTGATGCTCTGCCCCAGGACCTTCTGCGGCTCGGCCAGAACCATGTCGGCGACCTGGGCCTCGGAACGCTTCAACCCCGGCAGGCGGCCGCGGATGTGATCGAGGATGTTCACCGGCTGGAGCATGGAAACGGACCGTCCATCCCTAAAAGCGTTCTTGGTCCCCGGCGTTCTTGGCTCCGGGCGTCTTCGGGCGGCGGACCGTACCACCGCCGCCGCGAACGGCATAGCTTCCCCCGGCCCGTTCGGCCGGGACTCCGCGCCGCCTTCCATGGGACCCAAGCTATGCGGGGCGGGGCGGCTTGTGAAGATAATTTTCGTCGTTAGGCCGCTTCCCCGGCGATATGAAGAAAATCTTCTTCACTCGGTTGCGGGACTCCTCTATTTTCCGTCACAGAAAAGTCAAAGGTCCCGGCAAGAGACCCCGGCAAGAGACCAAGTGGGAGGAACCCCGACCCGCCGCCCGGCCCCGCTGCCGGTGCGTCGCGCCGTGCGTGCCTTTCCGCGCCGTCTCCTGTCCGCGTCCGTTCCCTGCCGCCGCCTTTCCGATCAGGTGAGCCCCGCCGCGAGGCAGGCCGAGGAGTGTGCATGAAGCGCGTGGTGGAAGCGCTGGAGATGGTCACCGAATGGATCATGGCGCTGATGCTCGCCGTGATGGTGGCGCTGGTCTTCGGCAACGTGGTTCTGCGGTACGGCTTCAACAGCGGCATCGTCGCCGCCGAGGAGCTGGCCCGCCTGATGTTCGTCTGGCTGGTCTTCCTGGGGGCCACGCTGGCGCTGCGCCGCAACCAGCATCTCGGGCTGGACATCCTCCAGTCGCGTCTGCCGGCCCGCGCCCGCCGCGCCTGCGCCGTGATCAGCCATCTGCTGATGATCTACGCGCTCTGGCTGTTCATCGAGGGCAGCTGGTTCCAGCTCCTGATCGGGATGGAGACGCGCTCCACCGTGCTCAGCTTCCCCATGGCCTTCTACGCCGCCGCGGGTTTCTTCCCGGCGATCGCCATGGCGCTGACGATCCTCGCCAACCTCTGGAAAATCCTGTCGGGCGACGCGACGGCGCACATCCCCGGCAACGGCGACCCCCACGGCGTCACCGCCCCGCAGGGCGGCGCCATCGCCGAGCATTGATTCCGTCCGGCCTTCTGAAAGCGGAGCCCGTTCCATGGCCCTCGCGGTCTTCCTCTCCTCGCTGTTCGGCCTGATGCTGCTCGGCATGCCCATCGCCTTCGCCCTGATGCTGACGGGCGTGGCGCTGATGGTGCATCTCGACTTCTTCGACGCCCAGCTCGTCGCCCAGAACATGCTGAGCGGCGCCGACAACTACCCGCTGATGGCGGTGCCCTTCTTCATCCTGGCCGGCGAGCTGATGAACGCCGGCGGCATCTCGCAGCGGATCATCAACCTCGCGGTCAGCCTCGTCGGGCACATCCGCGGCGGCCTGGGCTACGTGACCATCGGCGCGTCGGTGATGCTGGCCAGCCTGTCCGGCTCGGCCATCGCCGACACGGCGGCGCTCGCCACGCTGCTGATCCCGATGATGCGCGACAACGGCTATCCGGTGCCGCGCTCCGCCGGCCTGATCGCGTCGGGCGGCATCATCGCCCCGATCATCCCGCCCAGCATGCCCTTCATCATCTTCGGCGTGACCACCAACA
This genomic interval carries:
- a CDS encoding glutathione peroxidase encodes the protein MPTTRNAARTAAGILSAVLMLSAAIPGAAASDALDWAALPLPSIDGGTLAPDAFRGKAVLVVNTASQCGYTGQYEGLQKLWAGRRDRGLVVLGVPSNDFGGQEPGSNAQVASFCELNYGVDFPLMEKQSVTGPQAHPLYRWAAAVTGPQGVPRWNFHKILIGRDGRLVEWFGSPVAPESATLTAAVDKALAQPAPGPAPGP
- a CDS encoding DUF3429 domain-containing protein, giving the protein MDALSFDARRAKVVRLLSYGGLIPFVGGAALAWMAEGVAQAVVVRAVVVYAVSILSFIGAIHWGRILAGQDRAGQDNAAQDGAGQDGETSGSAWLVWGVAPSLLGWGATLLPSGLTIPALILSFFLAWAVDRSAASDGRYPRWFGTLRTRLTIVVCLTLAALIPLGA
- the dusA gene encoding tRNA dihydrouridine(20/20a) synthase DusA; its protein translation is MPAIALSVAPMMDWTDRHCRTFHRLLSKNTLLYTEMVTTGAVLHGDRERLLGYDAAEHPVALQLGGSDPAELAACARIAEEWGYDEVNLNVGCPSDRVQSGRFGACLMAEPDLVARLVGAMREAVSIPVTVKSRIAIDAMEEWPTLDNFVRTVSAAGCTHFIVHARKAWLKGLSPKENRDIPPLRYDLVHRLKQENPQLTIAINGGIRTLDEAEGHLATLDSVMIGRAAYETPYILADADRRLFGGEPGPDRYAVVEAMAAYAEERMRQGAPLSAITRHMLGLFQGLPGARAWRRHISENAHLPGAGPEVLLKAAALVPRRQAVMPQAG
- the hexR gene encoding transcriptional regulator HexR; its protein translation is MLQPVNILDHIRGRLPGLKRSEAQVADMVLAEPQKVLGQSITVLAQAAGVSEATVVRFCRSIGCAGFPDFKLRLAEGQARGTPFVSQDVAPDDETPTVARKIFSSAAAALNDAAGALDMAAVSHAVELLADASSILCIGTGASAVVAEDAAHKFMRFGMAAQASADPMMVRMLAVNLGARGVLLAISNTGRTIMVTELAQMARDLGIPVVAITAPGSPLAAVSSVAIGHTPVEDAEIYTPMASRLVHLAIIDVLSTGVALKLGAEARHHLAKVKAVLSGTRSSHGKPARSRHRA
- a CDS encoding MFS transporter, yielding MRLLILMLGLAGFASAFSLRTTDPMLTVIASDLGIGVAEAALLSSAYTLPYAAMQLILGPVGDAIGKTRLIRLSLVVLTIGVALSAVAPGYCTVLASRMLAGAFAGGIIPASMALIGDRVVYTERQFAISRFLLAVILGQMSGSAVAGALSEVAGWRTVFALAALVTGLIALTAALLLKGEREERHPLSIADARARYASVLANPVSVWVFATVAAEGLLIFGVFPFVAPMLARHGAEGAFEAGVTLAAFAIGGVVYSFIVRRLLGTLGQWGMMGAGGLVAGGAYLAMLAPVPWPVVSLLFLVAGFGFYMLHNTMQTQATELSATARGSALALFASSFFLGQGIGPVVYGAVAHQIGLPALFLFGGALTMLLGVGAVRLIRRPT
- a CDS encoding TRAP transporter small permease, producing the protein MKRVVEALEMVTEWIMALMLAVMVALVFGNVVLRYGFNSGIVAAEELARLMFVWLVFLGATLALRRNQHLGLDILQSRLPARARRACAVISHLLMIYALWLFIEGSWFQLLIGMETRSTVLSFPMAFYAAAGFFPAIAMALTILANLWKILSGDATAHIPGNGDPHGVTAPQGGAIAEH